A segment of the Asinibacterium sp. OR53 genome:
TTTCATTGTTGAGCGCATCGGCTGCATGCCTGATGGCTTGTTTGGTGGCATCGGTAACATGAGGAAACAAAACCTGGATAGTCTCCGTACCTTTCCTTCCATGAATATGCAGGCGTACCAACTCATCCGTGAGCACTACATTTTCCCTGGCAGCCCATCGGTGCCAGAATTTTTCAATTTCCGGGTTGGAATCAATGATCACTCCGTCGAGATCGAAAATGACTGCTTTGATAATAGGGGCCGACATACTTTGTTTTTAGTTTGCTTCACCATCCACCCTGCAATCCTTCCAGCAGGGCTTGTTGGTATTTACGCAAATTGAATGAATAAAGATAGGGCGCTTTGTGAGCGCCGCCCTTTCGTGTTTCTTTCAACCTTCGCAGGATACCATAGCTATTCATGCGTCGCTGAAAATTTCTACGATCGAGTTTTTTACCAAGGATGGTTTCGTAAAGGGTTTGCAATTCAGGCATAGTAAACTTATCAGGTAACAAGTTATAACCGATGGGCTGGTAGTTCAATTGCTGGCGCAGGGTCTCCAATGCTTTGTCCAGGATTTGCCTGTGATCCATGAACAGGTTACCGATGTCGTGGAGATGCTGCCACTCACAGGCAACAGAAGTATTGTCGGGCATGGGCGTTACGTGCGAAAACTCAACCAGTGCATAGAAACCCACGGTAATGAAACGGTTTAGCAACCAATGGTCTTTTTCAGCCTGTATACCCAATTTTTTTAGCCTGTTTGAATGGTATTTTCGGTCCGACCTGGCAGGGTCGCCGAACACATGAAATTGTTGCAGGAAAATATCATTGATACCGGTGCGTTCCTGTAATACCCTTGTTGCGGCAGCCTCCAGCGCTTCATCCTTATAAACAAATCCTCCCGGAAGGGCCCAATGATCGGTATGCTCCATTTTGAGCAGCAATACTTTCAACTGGTTATCGTGAAAACCAAAGATCACACAGTCCAGCGAAAGGCCCGGGTGGAACAATTTTCCACCTTTTTCCATAAACTCACGAATGTTCTTTAGTGTCCGCATGTCACACCGAAAATAAGCGAAACCTTCCTGCCAAACAATTTTGAAATTGGATCAGAAATGATTATCGTTGTGTCATAACGACGCATTGAAAAACTAACCCCATGAAACAGCTTGCCATTTCTACGCGGTTCAGGTGGTGGATTGCTGCACCCCTGCTGCTTGTTTCCTTTTGCTGGAAACCCATTATTACCCAAGCCCAGCCTGCTTTCCGAGACTTGAACAAGAACGGGAAAATGGATGTGTATGAAGACAAAACGCAGCCTGTCGAAGCGCGCGTGAACAACCTGCTTTCACAGATGACACTGGAAGAAAAAGCAGGTATGCTATTCATCAATGGTGCAAGGATCAACGACGACGGCTCCCTGGAGGAGAAGCCGGCGAAAGGCAT
Coding sequences within it:
- a CDS encoding NUDIX domain-containing protein — its product is MEKGGKLFHPGLSLDCVIFGFHDNQLKVLLLKMEHTDHWALPGGFVYKDEALEAAATRVLQERTGINDIFLQQFHVFGDPARSDRKYHSNRLKKLGIQAEKDHWLLNRFITVGFYALVEFSHVTPMPDNTSVACEWQHLHDIGNLFMDHRQILDKALETLRQQLNYQPIGYNLLPDKFTMPELQTLYETILGKKLDRRNFQRRMNSYGILRRLKETRKGGAHKAPYLYSFNLRKYQQALLEGLQGGW